The nucleotide window AACTTTATTACCGAAGTACCAGAAGTTGCGCGTTCTTTTAATACTGCCGAGTATAAAGGAGGTCTCAATGTAAGTTTTCCTTTGTTTTTACGCAAGGAGCGCGGAGATTTAAGATTGGCAAAACTAAAAATGCAAGACACGGAATTTGAGATTAATGCCGCCCGAGTTAATCTTCAAAATAAAATTAATGCCATTCGTCAAGAGTTAGATTCTTATAGTACACAAAATGAGTTGGTTGCGCAAATGGTGACCGACTACTCAAAAATGTTAGAAGCAGAAGAACGTAAGTTTTTCTTAGGTGAAAGTTCTCTATTCTTGGTAAATTCTCGAGAATCTAAGCTTATTGATGGACAGCTAAAAGCTATTGAAGTACAATACAAGTTTTTTAGTACTAAAGCAAAACTGTTTAATAGCCTTGCGGTAAATCCAGATCTTTAGAAGATATTTTCTCTTATGTCTAGTCTAATATCTCTCATCTATAATTTATATTTGTTTTATGAATGTACATTTTATAGCTATAGGTGGTGCAGCAATGCACAATTTGGCGTTAGCGCTACATAATAAAGGATATAAGGTTACTGGAAGTGACGATGAGATTTTCAATCCTTCAAAATCACGATTAGATGCAAAAGGACTTTTACCTGAAACTTTTGGTTGGTTTCCAGAAAAAATCACAACAGATTTAGATGCCGTGGTATTGGGTATGCATGCCAAAGCCGATAATCCTGAGCTGTTAAAAGCTCAAGAATTGGGTCTGAAAATCTATAGCTATCCAGAGTTTTTGTACGAGCAATCCAAAAACAAAACCAGAGTCGTCATTGGTGGAAGCCACGGAAAAACAACGATTACGTCTATGGTTTTGCACGTAATGCATTACCACGATAGGGATGTAGATTACATGGTTGGAGCGCAGCTTGAAGGGTTTGATGTGATGGTAAAACTCACCGAAGACAATGATTTTATAGTTTTAGAGGGTGATGAATACCTGAGCTCACCTGTAGATAGACGCCCAAAATTTCACTTATATAAACCAAATATTGCATTATTGAGCGGTATCGCTTGGGATCATATCAATGTTTTCCCTACCTACGAGAACTATGTAGAGCAGTTTAAAACCTTTGTAGATTCTATTGTTTTGGGAGGAAGCATTAATTACAATGAGGAAGATGAAGAGGTAAAACGTGTTGTTGAAGCTTCGGAAAACCAAATACGTAAAATTCCATACAAAACACCAGAATATACGGTTGAAGATGGTGAAACCTTATTGGATACGCCAGAAGGGCCAATGCCAATAGAGATTTTTGGCTCACATAATTTAAACAATTTAGCAGGCGCCAAATGGATTTGCCAACATATGGGTATTGATGAAGATGATTTCTACGAAGCCATTGCTACGTTTAAAGGAGCAAGCAAACGCCTAGAAAAAATCGCAGAAACTCAGAAAAGTGTCGCTTACAAGGATTTTGCACATTCGCCAAGTAAAGTTGAGGCCACGACCAAAGCAGTAAAGGCACAATACAGCGACAGAACTTTATTAGCTTGTTTGGAGTTGCACACCTACAGTAGCCTTAATGCAGAATTTTTAAAAGAATATAAAGGTGCTTTAGATGCAGCCGATGTTGCCGTAGTTTTCTACTCGCCACATGCTGTAGAAATTAAAAAACTAGAAGAAGTTACTCATGAGCAAATCGCGAATGCTTTTGAGCGCGATGATTTAGTTATTTATACCAACCCAGCAGAATTTAAAGACTTTTTATTCTCTCAAAATTTTGATAACAAAGCCTTGTTGTTAATGAGTTCTGGCAATTATGGTGGTTTGGATTTTGATGCGGTGACAAAACTGTTTTGACGATTTGTCATCCTGAACTTGTTTCAGGATCTCATTTCTCATCGGCACTGTTCCCGCACGCAGACCGTGTTCTAGATGTGATGCGGAATCCTTTTCTTAGTCTTGTTGTTAAAATTGCTTCATGCTTTTGCAGGATCATAAATTCTGGACTTGTGGAATGATGCAATTAGACTCACCCAATCTTAGAATTAATTAAAAATGCCAAAATCAAAATATTGAGAGGCAATAACCACCAAACCCAATTGGTATTGTTGTTTCCAAATATGTTGTTAGAGATAAAACCATTCATCTTGTTGTAGAGTTTTGAGCTGGCTTCAACTTTATTACCGCTTGTAATTTCTTCTTTTAGGTCTATGAGCATACCAGCAAAAGGAATTTTACTTAGAATTAAGATGATGCCTTTTCGCAAAAACTTAGGTGTTTTTTTGTATTTGGAATTAACCATTTTACCAAAGTCTAAGGTTTTATGTAGCTGATTGTCAGACACCTTGCCTTTACCTTTAAATACCTGTTCCGTTTTATCAATAATGAGTTCACTTATTTTGTGAAAAAGCGATGATAGATTTTCATAAATAACTCTCATAGTATCAATAATGACGTACTAGTATGCTCTGTAAGAGGCATAAATAGTTACGGCAAGTCCAATTATAAAAACCAGAAAAACAAACATAAGTTTGCCAATCTCAAAGTCCGTAGAGAAAAGCTGCTTTATAACATAAAAAAACAAAATGGTATTAGATATGGCAAAAAGAAATAACACGGTAAAAAAACGCCTTACACCATTCACACCTAGTTTTCC belongs to Winogradskyella sp. J14-2 and includes:
- a CDS encoding UDP-N-acetylmuramate--L-alanine ligase, giving the protein MNVHFIAIGGAAMHNLALALHNKGYKVTGSDDEIFNPSKSRLDAKGLLPETFGWFPEKITTDLDAVVLGMHAKADNPELLKAQELGLKIYSYPEFLYEQSKNKTRVVIGGSHGKTTITSMVLHVMHYHDRDVDYMVGAQLEGFDVMVKLTEDNDFIVLEGDEYLSSPVDRRPKFHLYKPNIALLSGIAWDHINVFPTYENYVEQFKTFVDSIVLGGSINYNEEDEEVKRVVEASENQIRKIPYKTPEYTVEDGETLLDTPEGPMPIEIFGSHNLNNLAGAKWICQHMGIDEDDFYEAIATFKGASKRLEKIAETQKSVAYKDFAHSPSKVEATTKAVKAQYSDRTLLACLELHTYSSLNAEFLKEYKGALDAADVAVVFYSPHAVEIKKLEEVTHEQIANAFERDDLVIYTNPAEFKDFLFSQNFDNKALLLMSSGNYGGLDFDAVTKLF